From the genome of Thermoflexus hugenholtzii, one region includes:
- the cas5 gene encoding CRISPR-associated protein Cas5 encodes MERILLVTVRAPVASFRRPLDHNYQRTLPMPPPTTLLGIAGAALGLSDRELWAPDSLVRELKVSVWMEEWQEEEPNRAPGRARDMWTVLKIKSGKIAERSPYFRELLFFVRYTLIYGGPEDLLRRLEEAFRDPAYPLSLGREDELLLMESIRWGEATPGEPRFRGTILPVDLRETPGARPILKPGTLLEPPVVERLPLRFRVDAKGIRHPDRITPLTFLPTGLELEVPGVPALRWEGRNFTWLNSSPSRTSPSSPI; translated from the coding sequence ATGGAGCGGATCCTCCTTGTGACCGTTCGGGCGCCGGTGGCCTCCTTCCGACGGCCACTGGACCACAACTACCAGCGAACGCTTCCTATGCCGCCGCCTACTACGCTTCTGGGCATCGCGGGCGCGGCCCTGGGGCTTTCAGATCGAGAGCTCTGGGCGCCGGACAGCCTGGTGCGCGAGCTCAAAGTCTCCGTATGGATGGAAGAATGGCAAGAGGAAGAGCCCAACCGCGCCCCCGGCCGCGCCCGCGACATGTGGACCGTGCTCAAGATCAAGTCCGGCAAGATCGCCGAGCGCTCCCCCTATTTCCGCGAGCTGCTCTTCTTCGTGCGATACACCCTGATCTACGGAGGGCCGGAGGACCTGCTGCGCAGGCTGGAGGAAGCTTTCCGGGATCCCGCTTATCCCCTCTCCCTCGGGCGCGAGGATGAGCTCTTGCTGATGGAATCGATCCGATGGGGAGAGGCCACGCCGGGAGAGCCGCGCTTCCGAGGCACAATCCTGCCGGTGGACCTCCGAGAAACGCCCGGCGCACGGCCGATCCTCAAGCCCGGCACCCTCCTCGAGCCGCCTGTTGTGGAGAGGCTTCCCCTCCGCTTCCGGGTGGACGCGAAAGGCATCCGGCACCCGGATCGCATTACCCCGCTTACTTTTCTCCCCACAGGTCTGGAGCTCGAAGTGCCCGGGGTGCCAGCGCTCCGATGGGAAGGGAGGAACTTCACATGGCTGAACTCCTCGCCAAGCCGGACGTCCCCCTCCTCGCCCATTTAG